A stretch of Fibrobacter sp. UWT2 DNA encodes these proteins:
- a CDS encoding family 43 glycosylhydrolase, giving the protein MYGLGNALRGGFVGVGLSLAVGAFAASNPIVTKMFTADPAGLVHNDTMYIFTGHDEAPAGHEGYIMNDWHIFSSGDMDTWVDRGAVLSIKSFKWARGSAWASQTIERNGKFYWYVTVHDGRDFAVGVAVADHPAGPYKDAIGKALITSDMTPANSGVNYDIDPTVFIDDDGQAYIYWGNGAVMGYRLKENMVELQGNMFNVTPPSFTEAPYVHKRNGYYFLTYAYGWEERIGQATMKSPTGPVSNSKVIVGYNKNSNTSHQAFVEFHNQWYYIYHTGAIGGSFRRALCVDYAYYENDSTIANITMTDAGVKKVDHAPIRDGVYRIKARHSGLSLEDSRSVVIQMDSEESESQLWALKRIDGYTYTLRNIETGKYLSFGKGNLLDTARTVEAENRIVIENFNVDDGYRLYADTASEYLGDVLNISTEAGMPLVVWKQTGTQNQSFKFEYMGDESAYSSSSSVVAESSSSEAVSSSSAEITSLVAAPKKFGARIVGVSRVDGLRFSRATDYALMNLHGMVVARGHAAQVSVRDFAPGAYVVRLGGRIQKIELR; this is encoded by the coding sequence CGGGGCGGCTTTGTGGGTGTCGGCTTGTCGCTAGCCGTTGGTGCATTTGCGGCGAGCAATCCCATTGTCACAAAAATGTTCACGGCAGACCCCGCGGGGCTCGTTCACAACGATACCATGTATATCTTCACGGGACATGACGAGGCGCCCGCCGGTCACGAAGGCTACATAATGAACGACTGGCACATATTCTCTTCGGGAGATATGGATACCTGGGTGGATCGCGGGGCCGTGCTTTCTATCAAGTCGTTCAAGTGGGCGCGTGGCAGCGCCTGGGCGAGCCAGACTATCGAACGGAACGGCAAGTTCTACTGGTACGTGACCGTGCACGACGGCAGGGACTTTGCGGTTGGTGTCGCGGTTGCGGACCATCCGGCCGGCCCGTACAAGGATGCCATCGGCAAGGCACTCATTACCAGCGACATGACTCCGGCGAATAGCGGCGTGAATTACGATATCGATCCGACCGTCTTTATCGATGACGACGGACAGGCCTATATTTATTGGGGCAACGGCGCCGTGATGGGCTACAGGCTCAAGGAAAACATGGTTGAATTGCAAGGCAACATGTTCAACGTGACGCCGCCCAGCTTTACCGAGGCTCCATACGTTCATAAAAGGAACGGCTACTACTTTTTGACGTATGCCTACGGCTGGGAAGAACGCATTGGCCAGGCGACCATGAAAAGCCCGACGGGGCCCGTATCCAATTCCAAGGTCATTGTCGGTTACAACAAGAATTCCAATACGAGCCACCAGGCGTTCGTCGAATTCCATAACCAGTGGTATTACATATATCATACGGGCGCGATTGGCGGCAGTTTCCGCCGTGCGCTGTGCGTGGACTACGCCTACTACGAAAACGATTCGACCATCGCGAACATCACCATGACCGATGCGGGCGTAAAGAAGGTTGACCACGCGCCGATCAGGGATGGCGTTTACCGCATCAAGGCGCGGCACAGCGGCCTGAGTCTCGAAGACAGCCGTAGCGTTGTAATCCAGATGGATTCCGAAGAAAGCGAATCGCAGTTGTGGGCGCTCAAAAGAATCGACGGTTACACCTACACGCTCAGGAACATCGAAACGGGGAAGTATCTCTCGTTCGGCAAGGGAAACCTGCTTGATACGGCAAGGACCGTCGAGGCCGAGAATCGCATTGTCATCGAGAACTTTAATGTGGATGACGGTTACCGTTTGTACGCGGATACCGCAAGTGAATACCTAGGCGACGTCCTGAACATCTCTACGGAGGCGGGCATGCCGCTTGTTGTGTGGAAACAGACCGGGACGCAGAATCAGTCGTTCAAGTTCGAATACATGGGCGATGAATCTGCATATAGTTCTTCTAGCTCTGTTGTCGCCGAAAGTTCTTCTAGCGAGGCCGTGTCGAGCAGTTCCGCAGAAATTACGTCGCTAGTCGCAGCGCCAAAAAAATTCGGTGCGCGGATTGTCGGGGTTTCTCGCGTGGATGGGTTGCGGTTCTCGCGGGCCACGGATTACGCCCTGATGAACCTGCACGGCATGGTGGTTGCCCGCGGGCACGCCGCGCAAGTTTCGGTGAGGGATTTTGCTCCCGGCGCATACGTGGTAAGGCTCGGCGGCCGCATCCAGAAAATCGAGCTGAGGTAA
- a CDS encoding glycosyl hydrolase 53 family protein → MFGMGKIIRKTALALGAVAVAALARPYIVGVDVSWVLEDESLGATYYDDGKKQDLFDILQNNGINFIRVRTFVNSCIGYAKESYSGANSNVCWCDLEHTIALAKRIKAHNMGFFLDFHMSDTWASIGHQDVPASWAGKGNAEMGKLAYNHVKTTMDALMKAGLRPDMVQVGNEINSKVAGVSMSKMADFANIINSGVKAVRETDPSIKIVMQHGQPRPEKGFADWYNKIHANIDYDAICGSTYGTTNNGQDWRDMFGLVIKNKKPVLSCEYTGERTALVNSVFYEFGDLGWGTFVWEPTRYSKKPMFDRDGQKYTANARLKELRDIAKKYAATLPDWVQNGKTVKKYNVKTTVAYGGSIAQSIEGSEIAEGSKVTFTAVPQEGWEFVAWTGDNTGNGKEYTVASLGKDVNLGATFKFVGKDSLKYEAENGVFNKTVLESTHEGFSGKGYANLDNEVGSSVTLSVVTAGEGDKDVKIVFANGSTANRPVSVAVNGKVQVESVDFESTGAWESWDSSVVTLKLPAGASTITIASLTKDGGPNIDRVEFVRADSGTTVLQRIPVRSNAFRNGSRNFLVNGRSAGALKNHASKIKIYSK, encoded by the coding sequence ATGTTTGGAATGGGTAAAATCATCAGGAAAACGGCGCTGGCTCTGGGTGCCGTGGCGGTTGCGGCGCTTGCGCGTCCGTATATCGTGGGCGTCGATGTCTCGTGGGTGCTCGAAGACGAATCGTTAGGAGCGACCTACTACGATGACGGCAAAAAGCAGGATCTTTTCGACATCTTGCAGAACAACGGCATCAACTTTATCCGCGTGCGCACCTTCGTGAATTCGTGCATCGGCTACGCCAAGGAGAGCTACTCCGGCGCGAATTCCAACGTGTGCTGGTGCGACCTGGAACATACCATCGCGCTCGCCAAGCGCATCAAGGCGCACAACATGGGATTCTTCCTCGATTTCCATATGAGCGACACGTGGGCCTCCATCGGCCACCAGGATGTTCCTGCTTCTTGGGCAGGCAAGGGCAACGCCGAAATGGGCAAGCTCGCCTATAATCACGTGAAGACCACCATGGATGCTCTCATGAAGGCGGGACTCCGCCCCGACATGGTGCAGGTGGGTAATGAAATCAACTCGAAGGTGGCGGGTGTTTCGATGAGCAAAATGGCGGATTTCGCGAACATCATCAATTCGGGTGTAAAGGCTGTCCGCGAGACGGATCCTTCCATCAAGATTGTGATGCAGCACGGTCAGCCGCGCCCCGAGAAGGGCTTTGCGGATTGGTACAACAAGATTCATGCGAACATCGACTACGATGCCATTTGCGGTTCCACCTACGGCACCACGAACAACGGGCAGGATTGGCGTGACATGTTCGGCTTGGTGATCAAGAACAAGAAGCCCGTGCTGAGCTGCGAATATACGGGCGAACGCACGGCCCTCGTGAACTCGGTGTTCTATGAGTTTGGCGACTTGGGCTGGGGAACCTTCGTGTGGGAACCGACCCGCTACAGTAAAAAGCCCATGTTCGATCGCGACGGACAGAAATATACGGCGAATGCGCGACTCAAGGAGCTGCGCGACATCGCAAAGAAATACGCGGCGACTCTCCCGGACTGGGTGCAGAATGGAAAGACTGTCAAGAAGTACAACGTGAAGACGACTGTCGCTTACGGCGGCTCGATTGCGCAGAGCATCGAGGGTAGTGAAATTGCGGAAGGGAGCAAGGTGACCTTTACGGCCGTTCCGCAGGAGGGCTGGGAATTTGTGGCGTGGACCGGCGACAATACGGGTAACGGCAAGGAATACACGGTGGCAAGTCTCGGCAAGGATGTGAACCTGGGCGCGACCTTCAAGTTCGTGGGCAAGGATTCGCTCAAGTACGAAGCGGAAAACGGCGTGTTCAACAAGACGGTTCTCGAGTCGACGCACGAAGGCTTCTCGGGCAAGGGCTATGCGAACCTCGATAACGAGGTGGGTTCCTCGGTGACGCTTTCAGTGGTTACTGCAGGCGAGGGCGACAAGGACGTGAAAATTGTATTCGCGAACGGCTCTACGGCAAATCGCCCGGTAAGTGTTGCGGTGAACGGCAAGGTGCAGGTGGAATCGGTGGACTTCGAATCGACGGGTGCCTGGGAATCGTGGGATTCTAGCGTGGTGACGCTCAAGTTGCCTGCGGGTGCAAGCACCATCACTATCGCCTCGCTCACGAAGGATGGCGGCCCGAATATTGACCGCGTCGAGTTCGTGCGTGCAGATTCCGGAACGACGGTGCTCCAGAGGATTCCCGTGCGTAGCAATGCGTTCCGCAATGGTAGCCGGAACTTCCTGGTGAACGGGCGTTCTGCGGGTGCCTTGAAGAACCACGCGTCAAAAATTAAGATATATTCAAAGTAA
- a CDS encoding right-handed parallel beta-helix repeat-containing protein: protein MKMKRMLCAAVIALAAAETFGAVYYVAPDGKNTNKGTKDSPFATLNKANSVVNAGDTVWIRGGTYLHTDTNYVKNDNMFAGIHLTKSGSSDNKRIHYLAYPGEKPVFDFSKMPIADGSNNIRYTSGILIQAQYLHLKGLEVKNVPMKGESNVGVYISRSKHIFLELMDSHHNGGSGFFVNERGTGSAGGHLFLNCDSHDNYDPNGRQGDGQNADGFGVHYQTSGDTTKFIGCRAWWNSDDGWDFISQEFPVVIENSWAMGHGYSNYGTGKPKDGNGNGFKAGSSKTGVRHTIRNCVAWKNKASGFYANHSSGGNDWFNNTAYMNGTAFNMWASTWDADDNRTDGVVLKGDKAHVMKNNIAFPNKTAYIGGEYAAGEYNTWNLNITPNESDFVSVSDPSMTVTGKELGPLGGAFGPRQADGSLPDIDFLKLAKNSQMIDKGVNVGLKYEGKAPDLGAYEYGYVAPVIVPVDTSVAPVDSIADSTDASAGDSTTFVRTFPQRRQNMQQPGRLFYVNGRAVNALRAGNRKAVQPTFAK from the coding sequence ATGAAAATGAAGCGCATGTTGTGTGCGGCCGTGATTGCCTTGGCTGCAGCGGAAACTTTCGGCGCGGTCTACTATGTGGCCCCCGACGGAAAGAATACGAACAAGGGAACGAAGGATAGCCCCTTCGCGACCCTCAATAAGGCGAATTCCGTAGTGAACGCGGGCGATACCGTTTGGATTCGCGGTGGAACCTACTTGCATACGGACACGAACTATGTGAAAAACGACAATATGTTCGCGGGCATTCACTTGACCAAGAGCGGCTCAAGCGACAACAAGCGCATTCATTACCTCGCGTACCCGGGCGAAAAGCCTGTCTTCGACTTCAGCAAGATGCCGATTGCCGACGGTTCGAACAACATAAGGTATACTTCGGGTATCTTGATTCAGGCGCAATACCTGCACCTGAAAGGGCTCGAAGTCAAGAACGTGCCCATGAAGGGCGAATCTAATGTGGGCGTCTACATTTCACGCAGCAAGCATATCTTCTTGGAACTGATGGACAGCCACCACAACGGCGGTTCGGGATTCTTCGTGAACGAGCGCGGCACGGGAAGTGCGGGCGGCCACCTGTTCTTGAACTGCGACAGTCACGACAATTACGACCCCAACGGGCGCCAGGGCGACGGACAAAATGCCGACGGCTTCGGCGTGCATTACCAGACTAGCGGCGATACGACAAAGTTCATCGGGTGCCGTGCCTGGTGGAACAGCGACGACGGCTGGGATTTTATTAGCCAGGAATTCCCGGTAGTCATCGAAAACAGCTGGGCGATGGGTCATGGCTACAGCAACTACGGTACCGGCAAGCCGAAGGATGGCAATGGCAACGGCTTCAAGGCGGGGAGCAGCAAGACGGGGGTGCGCCACACTATCCGCAACTGCGTCGCCTGGAAAAACAAGGCGTCGGGCTTTTACGCAAACCACAGCAGCGGCGGTAACGACTGGTTCAACAATACGGCCTATATGAACGGTACCGCGTTCAACATGTGGGCGAGCACCTGGGATGCAGACGACAACCGCACTGACGGTGTGGTGCTTAAGGGCGACAAGGCTCACGTGATGAAGAACAACATCGCCTTCCCGAATAAGACGGCCTACATTGGCGGCGAATATGCGGCGGGCGAATACAATACCTGGAACCTGAACATTACCCCGAATGAATCGGATTTCGTGAGTGTGTCTGACCCGAGCATGACCGTGACGGGTAAGGAACTCGGGCCTCTCGGCGGTGCTTTCGGGCCGCGCCAAGCTGACGGTAGCCTTCCGGATATTGACTTCCTAAAGCTCGCAAAGAACAGCCAGATGATTGACAAGGGCGTGAATGTGGGGCTCAAGTACGAGGGCAAGGCTCCGGATTTGGGTGCGTACGAATACGGCTATGTGGCGCCTGTTATAGTGCCGGTCGATACATCGGTTGCGCCGGTCGATTCGATTGCGGATTCTACGGATGCTTCTGCGGGCGACTCGACGACCTTTGTGCGCACGTTTCCGCAACGTAGGCAGAATATGCAGCAGCCGGGACGCCTGTTCTACGTGAACGGTCGCGCGGTGAATGCGCTACGTGCAGGTAACCGCAAGGCAGTGCAGCCCACATTCGCAAAGTAG
- a CDS encoding TIGR02147 family protein, translating into MGEKKPTKRIFEYLDYREFLKDYYNAKKEANPAFSLRVFSDKIGFKAKDFISRVMNGDKNLSSQSIPKVASGLRLGKHETEFFVALVKFNQAETTDERNAAFEQMQAVLKVVRFAEKQHLLGHAQYMVYSDWRHLTIRSLIGMFGFDGNYEALAKQVRPNITVEQAKQSVKLLEECQLIKKDESGKYVLTESAITTGDRTSKLALRGYHQNCLKLAADSIDRDAPGTRHVSGLTLGISQEGYERIVERINAFRKEIALLAEEDEGSDKVFQLEFALFPVGGK; encoded by the coding sequence ATGGGCGAAAAGAAACCGACAAAAAGAATCTTCGAATACCTGGATTACCGGGAATTTTTGAAAGATTACTACAACGCAAAGAAAGAGGCGAACCCCGCCTTTTCGCTTCGCGTGTTTTCGGACAAGATCGGTTTCAAGGCCAAGGACTTTATTAGCCGCGTCATGAACGGCGACAAAAACCTTTCGAGCCAAAGCATTCCCAAAGTGGCTTCGGGGCTTCGCCTCGGCAAGCACGAAACCGAATTTTTCGTAGCGCTTGTCAAGTTCAACCAGGCCGAAACAACCGACGAACGCAACGCCGCCTTCGAGCAAATGCAGGCCGTACTCAAAGTCGTACGATTCGCCGAAAAGCAGCACCTGCTCGGGCATGCTCAGTACATGGTATATTCCGACTGGCGGCATCTCACGATCCGCAGCCTTATCGGAATGTTCGGTTTTGACGGCAACTACGAGGCGCTCGCCAAGCAAGTTCGTCCGAACATCACTGTCGAACAGGCAAAACAGTCCGTAAAGCTACTCGAAGAATGTCAACTCATCAAGAAAGATGAATCGGGCAAGTACGTGCTGACCGAAAGCGCCATTACCACCGGCGATCGCACCTCGAAACTCGCACTCCGCGGCTATCACCAGAATTGCCTAAAGCTCGCTGCAGATTCCATTGACCGCGACGCTCCTGGCACACGCCATGTTTCGGGCCTTACACTTGGAATCAGCCAAGAAGGCTACGAACGCATTGTAGAGCGAATCAACGCCTTCCGTAAAGAAATCGCGCTCCTCGCCGAAGAAGACGAAGGGAGCGATAAAGTTTTCCAACTGGAATTTGCACTGTTCCCCGTCGGCGGGAAATAA